Proteins from one Amycolatopsis benzoatilytica AK 16/65 genomic window:
- a CDS encoding alpha-ketoglutarate-dependent dioxygenase AlkB family protein, translating to MMELLPRPRREISPGAVHLPEWLGRQEQLDLIAACRGWRGYRSTKLPGGGVMSVRTVCLGWQWLPYCYSRTREDGSPVEPFPHWLAELGRRALADAYERPAEDYRPDVALVNYYDAAAKMGMHQDKDENSTEPVVSLSLGDACVFRFGNTENRNRPYTDVELRSGDLFVFGGPARLAYHGVPKTLPGTADPDLGLTGRLNLTLRVSGR from the coding sequence ATGATGGAACTGCTTCCCAGGCCGCGGCGGGAAATCAGCCCGGGTGCGGTGCACCTGCCGGAGTGGCTCGGCCGACAAGAACAACTCGACTTGATCGCGGCCTGTCGCGGCTGGCGCGGCTACCGCTCGACGAAGCTGCCCGGCGGCGGCGTGATGTCGGTGCGCACGGTCTGCCTTGGTTGGCAGTGGCTGCCCTACTGCTATTCCCGCACCCGCGAGGACGGCTCGCCGGTCGAACCGTTCCCGCACTGGCTGGCGGAGCTCGGCCGGCGCGCGCTCGCCGACGCGTACGAGCGGCCCGCCGAGGACTACCGGCCGGACGTCGCGCTCGTCAACTACTACGACGCCGCCGCGAAAATGGGGATGCACCAGGACAAAGACGAGAATTCGACCGAGCCGGTCGTCTCGCTCAGCCTCGGCGACGCCTGCGTCTTCCGCTTCGGCAACACCGAAAACCGCAACCGGCCCTACACCGACGTGGAGCTCCGCTCCGGCGACCTGTTCGTCTTCGGCGGCCCGGCCCGGCTGGCCTATCACGGGGTGCCGAAAACCCTCCCCGGCACGGCGGATCCGGATCTTGGCCTGACCGGACGGCTCAACCTCACGCTGCGCGTCTCGGGCAGGTGA
- a CDS encoding 5-oxoprolinase subunit B family protein: MSTILRYGRSALLVEVDDVLGFQAACEAAQPEGVVELVPAARTLLVRFDPARTDASALSALLATLSPVEIPAGSAATVTLPVRYDGADLSEVAEATGLSVSAVIHRHSSAVYVAAFCGFAPGFAYLTGLDPVLHLPRRSTPRTRVPAGAVAIAGEYSAVYPHPSPGGWHLLGHCATTVWDVERAQPNLLVPGTRVRFEAVR; the protein is encoded by the coding sequence GTGAGCACTATCTTGCGCTACGGGCGTTCCGCGTTGCTGGTGGAGGTCGATGACGTGCTCGGGTTCCAGGCGGCCTGCGAAGCCGCTCAGCCCGAGGGCGTTGTCGAACTCGTTCCCGCCGCTCGCACCCTGCTGGTCCGTTTCGATCCGGCCCGTACCGACGCCTCCGCCCTGTCCGCTTTGCTGGCAACACTGTCCCCGGTGGAGATTCCTGCTGGTTCGGCGGCAACCGTCACCCTGCCGGTCCGCTACGACGGAGCCGACCTTTCCGAGGTCGCCGAGGCCACCGGCTTGTCCGTCTCCGCGGTAATCCACCGGCATTCGTCGGCCGTCTACGTCGCGGCGTTCTGCGGTTTCGCTCCCGGTTTCGCCTACCTGACCGGCCTCGATCCAGTCCTGCACCTGCCGCGCCGCAGCACCCCGCGCACCCGGGTGCCGGCCGGCGCGGTCGCGATCGCCGGCGAGTACAGCGCCGTCTACCCGCATCCGTCACCCGGCGGCTGGCATCTGCTCGGCCACTGCGCCACCACGGTGTGGGACGTCGAACGCGCGCAGCCGAACTTGCTGGTCCCGGGCACGCGCGTGCGATTCGAGGCGGTCCGATGA
- a CDS encoding biotin-dependent carboxyltransferase family protein, whose product MTGKAEILATGPFATVQDLGRPGYAAVGVGRSGAADRGSLKLANRLVGNPETHAALEITLGGLRLRVSELTVVAVTGASVPVRAGGRPAATNAPIILRPGDELELGIAEIGLRGYVALRGGVDVSPVLGARATDTLGKLGPPVLAAGMSLPIGSTVEHSPRVDVAPVPPLPAEPVLRLEPGPRLDWFTESALSTLCTGGYTVTSDLDRIGVRLDGPPLTRARSGELAPEAAVPGALQVPPSGVPILFLADHPVTGGYPVAAVVDEADLDLAAQLRPGQQVRFTCPRRAA is encoded by the coding sequence ATGACCGGCAAAGCGGAAATCCTCGCGACCGGCCCGTTCGCGACCGTGCAGGACCTGGGGCGGCCGGGGTACGCGGCGGTCGGCGTCGGCCGGTCCGGTGCGGCCGACCGGGGCTCGCTGAAGCTGGCCAACCGGCTCGTCGGCAACCCGGAAACCCATGCCGCGCTTGAGATCACCCTCGGCGGCCTGCGACTGCGGGTCTCCGAACTCACCGTCGTCGCGGTCACCGGCGCCTCGGTCCCGGTCCGCGCCGGCGGCCGCCCGGCGGCGACCAACGCGCCGATCATCCTGCGTCCCGGCGACGAGCTGGAGCTGGGCATCGCCGAGATCGGCCTGCGCGGCTACGTCGCGCTCCGCGGCGGCGTGGACGTCTCGCCGGTGCTGGGCGCCCGAGCCACCGACACGCTGGGCAAGCTGGGCCCTCCCGTCCTGGCGGCCGGGATGTCGCTGCCGATCGGGTCCACTGTGGAGCATTCGCCGCGGGTCGATGTCGCCCCGGTGCCGCCGCTGCCGGCCGAACCCGTGCTGCGCCTGGAACCCGGCCCGCGACTGGACTGGTTCACCGAGTCCGCGCTGTCCACTTTGTGCACCGGCGGCTACACCGTGACGAGCGACCTGGACCGGATCGGCGTACGACTGGACGGTCCGCCGTTGACCCGCGCCCGCAGCGGCGAGCTGGCGCCGGAAGCCGCCGTCCCCGGTGCACTGCAAGTGCCCCCCTCCGGGGTGCCGATCCTGTTCCTGGCCGACCACCCGGTCACCGGCGGCTATCCGGTCGCCGCGGTCGTGGACGAGGCCGATCTGGACCTGGCCGCGCAGCTCCGGCCCGGCCAGCAGGTGCGGTTCACCTGCCCGAGACGCGCAGCGTGA